Genomic window (Planococcus sp. MSAK28401):
AGGGTGGATTTATGCTATCTTTAATTTATATAAATGGCTATTTTTGAAAGGAGTAAAATATGAAACTGTATAAATTAGGAGGGGGCATTGCAGTCCTTGCCTGCCTAGGAATCCTTGTCTATTCTTACTTATCTTGGCAGGATAAACTTCAAGGAGCAGGCACACCGGGACAGGTTGCAAGCACTACAACTGAAACCCCCAATACTAAAACTGAAACTACCCAAACTAGGTCAACTAGTGACAATGCTGTGAACATCAACTTGATCGCTAATATGGATGAATCGGTTGAAGAACTTTTTCTCCAAAAGAATTCAGACGGCGAATCACTCCAGTTGTTAATCGCTGGGTCTCAGGCACTTGAATCGGGGGAACCTGGTTATGCGGACCGATTGAAAACGTCTTTAGAAGAAGCCTATAGCAGTTCGATCGAAGTAACGATCGAATCTATAAACGGAACTTCTGAGGCCCTTCAATACGTCGACCTTACTGAAGGCTACGA
Coding sequences:
- a CDS encoding SGNH/GDSL hydrolase family protein: MKLYKLGGGIAVLACLGILVYSYLSWQDKLQGAGTPGQVASTTTETPNTKTETTQTRSTSDNAVNINLIANMDESVEELFLQKNSDGESLQLLIAGSQALESGEPGYADRLKTSLEEAYSSSIEVTIESINGTSEALQYVDLTEGYDLVLLEPLTLMNNDRLSIEEEREDVQEFTTRLKQENPDALVILHAPQPIFGAGYYRAQVQALEEFANLYGYPYIEHWDAWPDTDDIALKEHLTEDAVPNSKGAETWATELSNYFIAN